Proteins encoded in a region of the Variovorax sp. PAMC 28711 genome:
- a CDS encoding class I SAM-dependent DNA methyltransferase — protein MIDTFKKALWATADKLRANMDAAEYKHLVLGLIFVKYISDTFAARRAELVTRFADPADEYHFADATADDLAAELEQRDYYRAANVFWVPEAARWESIRAAAKQPDIGKRIDEALTLIEAENPSLKGILDKRYARAQLPDGKLGELIDLVSTIGFGVDAAQARDVLGQVYEYFLGMFANAEGKRGGQFYTPRSIVKTLVAVLAPHHGKVYDPCCGSGGMFVQSEEFIEAHGGKRGDVSIYGQEANPTTWRLAAMNMAIRGLDFDLGKEPADTFVRDQHKDLRADFVLANPPFNISDWWHGSLEGDARWVYGDPPQGNANYAWLQHMLHHLKPDTGRAGIVLANGSMSSSQNGEAQIRAAMVEADVVEVMVALPGQLFFNTQIPACLWFLAKKKAPARKGEVLFIDARKLATMISRVQCELTDAVIDRIANTVAAWRGDASAPAYEDVAGFCRSVKLEEIAQHGHVLTPGRYVGAEAVEDDDEAFAEKMQKLTETLGEQMAKGAELDALIRKKLGGLGYEF, from the coding sequence ATGATCGATACCTTCAAAAAGGCGCTCTGGGCCACCGCCGACAAGCTGCGCGCCAACATGGATGCCGCCGAGTACAAGCACCTGGTGCTCGGCCTCATCTTCGTCAAGTACATCTCCGACACCTTCGCCGCACGCCGGGCCGAGCTGGTCACGCGTTTTGCCGACCCGGCCGACGAGTACCACTTTGCCGATGCCACGGCCGATGACCTGGCCGCCGAACTGGAGCAGCGCGACTACTACCGCGCTGCCAACGTCTTCTGGGTGCCCGAGGCCGCGCGCTGGGAGAGCATCCGCGCCGCCGCCAAGCAGCCCGACATCGGCAAGCGCATCGACGAGGCGCTCACGCTCATCGAGGCCGAGAACCCGAGCCTCAAAGGCATCCTCGACAAGCGCTACGCCCGCGCGCAGTTGCCCGACGGCAAGCTCGGCGAGCTGATCGACCTGGTGTCGACCATCGGCTTCGGCGTCGATGCCGCCCAGGCGCGTGACGTGCTCGGGCAGGTGTACGAATACTTCCTCGGCATGTTCGCCAACGCCGAAGGCAAGCGCGGCGGCCAGTTCTACACGCCGCGCAGCATCGTCAAGACCTTGGTCGCCGTGCTCGCGCCGCACCACGGCAAGGTGTACGACCCGTGTTGCGGCTCGGGCGGCATGTTCGTGCAGAGCGAAGAATTCATCGAGGCGCACGGCGGCAAGCGCGGCGACGTGTCGATCTACGGGCAAGAGGCCAACCCCACCACCTGGCGCCTGGCCGCGATGAACATGGCCATTCGTGGTCTCGACTTCGACCTGGGAAAGGAGCCGGCCGATACTTTCGTGCGCGACCAGCACAAAGACCTGCGGGCCGACTTCGTGCTGGCCAACCCGCCCTTCAACATCAGCGATTGGTGGCACGGCAGCCTGGAAGGCGACGCGCGCTGGGTGTACGGCGACCCGCCGCAAGGCAACGCCAACTACGCCTGGCTGCAGCACATGCTGCACCACCTGAAGCCCGACACCGGCCGCGCCGGCATCGTGCTGGCCAACGGCAGCATGAGCAGCAGCCAGAACGGCGAGGCGCAGATCCGCGCCGCGATGGTCGAGGCCGACGTGGTCGAAGTCATGGTCGCGCTGCCCGGCCAGTTGTTCTTCAACACGCAGATCCCCGCGTGCCTGTGGTTCCTGGCGAAGAAGAAAGCGCCCGCGCGCAAAGGCGAAGTGCTCTTCATCGACGCCCGCAAGCTCGCCACCATGATCAGCCGCGTGCAGTGCGAGCTGACCGATGCGGTGATCGATCGCATCGCGAACACCGTGGCCGCCTGGCGCGGCGATGCATCAGCGCCCGCGTATGAAGACGTGGCCGGCTTCTGCCGCAGCGTAAAGCTGGAAGAGATTGCCCAGCACGGCCATGTGCTGACGCCGGGCCGCTACGTCGGCGCCGAAGCGGTCGAGGACGACGACGAAGCCTTCGCCGAGAAGATGCAGAAGCTCACCGAGACGCTGGGCGAGCAGATGGCGAAGGGCGCGGAACTGGATGCGCTGATCCGGAAGAAGCTGGGGGGGCTGGGGTATGAGTTCTGA
- a CDS encoding restriction endonuclease subunit S: MSSEWAKRTLGEFVRLQRGHDLTAAEQRPGLFPVMGSAGQNGTHAESLAAGPGVVIGRSGASVGRVHFSDVDYWPHNTCLYVTDFLGNHPRFAYYLLQTLALAGYNSGSAQPSLNRNFIYSIPVLVPGRAEQNEIVDVLQALDDRITLLRETNATLEAIAQALFKSWFVDFDPVRAKMACRAPEGMDEATAALFPDGFGESELGLVPKGWRSGHLGEVARTVRKQLQPSELHAGLHYVGLEHMPRKSLSLVEWATADGLESAKAAFREGDVLFGKLRPYFHKVVIAPFDGVCSTDVLVCQAIKPAFKGFVAMQLFSDALVGYAERLSNGAKMPRVNWSDLADYPVVVPTEDVALRFTEVVEPLFAHMKAATQTAQTLAALRDTLLPRLISGQLRLPEAVTDIEAQPS; this comes from the coding sequence ATGAGTTCTGAGTGGGCGAAGCGCACTCTTGGTGAGTTCGTCCGGCTGCAGCGAGGGCACGACCTGACTGCAGCGGAGCAGCGGCCTGGGCTGTTTCCGGTAATGGGATCGGCCGGCCAGAACGGCACTCATGCTGAGTCTCTGGCTGCTGGTCCAGGTGTGGTGATTGGCCGTAGCGGTGCTTCTGTTGGGCGAGTTCATTTCTCAGACGTGGACTATTGGCCGCACAACACCTGCCTGTACGTAACGGATTTTCTTGGCAACCATCCGCGATTCGCCTACTACCTCCTGCAGACGCTTGCTCTCGCGGGCTACAACTCTGGGAGTGCGCAACCATCTCTTAATCGCAATTTCATCTACTCCATCCCTGTACTGGTGCCCGGGAGGGCCGAGCAGAACGAGATCGTTGATGTGCTTCAAGCTCTCGACGACCGCATCACCCTCCTGCGCGAAACCAACGCCACGCTCGAAGCCATCGCCCAGGCGCTGTTCAAATCGTGGTTCGTCGACTTCGACCCCGTGCGCGCCAAGATGGCATGCCGCGCCCCCGAAGGCATGGACGAGGCCACGGCGGCGCTGTTTCCGGATGGGTTCGGGGAGTCGGAGTTGGGGTTGGTGCCGAAGGGGTGGCGCAGCGGCCACCTCGGCGAAGTGGCACGAACGGTTCGGAAGCAACTTCAACCGTCGGAGCTTCACGCGGGGCTGCACTATGTCGGTTTGGAGCACATGCCGCGAAAGTCGTTGAGCCTTGTCGAGTGGGCGACTGCGGATGGGCTGGAAAGCGCCAAAGCCGCTTTCCGTGAAGGTGATGTTCTTTTCGGAAAGCTCCGTCCCTACTTCCACAAGGTCGTCATCGCGCCGTTTGATGGCGTCTGCTCCACGGATGTCTTGGTGTGTCAGGCAATCAAACCTGCATTCAAGGGCTTTGTGGCGATGCAGCTTTTCAGCGATGCGTTGGTTGGCTACGCAGAACGGCTGTCGAACGGCGCGAAGATGCCACGGGTCAATTGGTCGGACTTGGCCGACTACCCCGTCGTCGTCCCGACGGAAGATGTCGCACTGCGTTTTACAGAAGTCGTCGAGCCGTTGTTCGCGCACATGAAAGCGGCCACTCAAACTGCCCAAACCCTCGCCGCCCTCCGCGACACCCTGCTCCCCCGTCTGATCTCCGGGCAGCTACGACTGCCGGAAGCCGTGACGGACATCGAAGCTCAGCCCAGTTGA
- a CDS encoding RloB family protein — protein MARDRAPQERQKEQLQRKIGRRASYDRILIVSEGSKTEPNYFNEIRTAHRLHTANVQVRSSELGTAPIQVVQHAKSLFEQGDRHRKIQSRAFEQVYAVFDRDDHPSNVEALRLAESLDGKLKNDEKQMVRFRAIASVPSFELWLLLHYQDIQAPMHRDEVMRRLKQHIPGYEKGASRTFASTSDRLDVAIARADALARRFTADDAPEPYTAIHELVGLLTKLRA, from the coding sequence ATGGCGCGCGACCGCGCCCCGCAGGAGCGCCAGAAGGAGCAGCTCCAACGCAAGATCGGTCGTCGCGCCAGTTACGACCGCATCCTGATTGTTTCGGAGGGAAGCAAAACCGAGCCCAACTACTTCAACGAAATTCGCACCGCGCACCGCTTGCACACGGCCAACGTGCAGGTGCGGTCCAGCGAGTTGGGTACGGCGCCGATCCAGGTGGTGCAGCACGCCAAAAGCCTGTTCGAGCAAGGTGATCGACACCGAAAAATCCAGTCTCGCGCGTTCGAGCAGGTCTACGCCGTGTTCGACCGAGACGACCATCCAAGCAATGTCGAAGCATTGCGTCTGGCCGAGTCGTTGGACGGCAAGCTGAAGAACGACGAAAAGCAAATGGTGCGCTTTCGCGCCATCGCCTCGGTGCCCAGCTTCGAGCTGTGGCTGCTGCTGCACTACCAGGACATTCAGGCGCCCATGCACCGTGACGAGGTGATGAGGCGCCTAAAGCAACACATTCCCGGCTACGAGAAGGGCGCGTCGCGCACCTTCGCGAGCACGAGCGACCGCCTTGACGTGGCCATCGCACGAGCGGATGCGCTCGCACGCCGATTCACCGCGGACGACGCCCCCGAGCCCTACACGGCCATCCATGAATTGGTCGGGCTGCTGACGAAGCTGCGCGCTTGA
- a CDS encoding AAA family ATPase gives MLIEFRVTNFRSLRDEQVLSLVASKDKTLQDTHTAATGLKAAPHVLRSAVIYGANASGKSNLIKALQYMRGVVAESATIQPNQSFAVQAFRLDQASGEAPTEFEITFLVDGIRYQYGFAMTRQRVVSEHLLVYKTSKPQRWFDRRFDVETGKDIYEFGTGLKGAKNLWEGATRPNALFLSMAVQLNSDVLRPVFDWLINELVIFNERAALNPQISIQMLKEPDGRRRLCDFLSSADISIDNIEVVSRKVPAQTVHFDMKAGKTEVRNEEQDQDHLQFFHATPQGKATFELMDESSGTRNLLFIAGPVLDILEKGRTLVIDELDTSLHPILVRELVRLFHRPEVNTGGAQLIFTTHDTSLLDAPDLFRRDQVWFVEKDADQASALVALSEFSPRKNEALERGYLMGRYGGVPFLRDALAVQP, from the coding sequence ATGTTGATCGAGTTTCGCGTCACAAACTTCCGCAGCCTGCGCGACGAACAGGTGCTCAGTCTCGTAGCGTCCAAAGACAAGACGCTGCAGGACACGCACACCGCAGCCACGGGCCTGAAAGCAGCGCCGCACGTGCTGCGCAGTGCCGTTATCTATGGCGCGAACGCCAGCGGCAAGTCCAACCTGATCAAGGCCTTGCAGTACATGCGTGGCGTCGTGGCCGAGTCGGCCACGATCCAACCGAACCAGTCCTTCGCGGTTCAGGCGTTCCGTCTGGATCAGGCGTCCGGTGAAGCGCCAACCGAGTTTGAAATCACCTTTCTTGTGGACGGCATCCGCTACCAGTACGGCTTTGCCATGACACGGCAGCGAGTCGTCAGCGAGCATTTGCTGGTTTACAAGACCTCCAAGCCGCAGCGCTGGTTCGACCGTCGCTTCGATGTCGAAACAGGCAAGGACATCTACGAGTTCGGCACCGGCCTCAAGGGCGCGAAGAACCTCTGGGAAGGCGCCACCCGGCCCAACGCGCTGTTCCTTTCGATGGCCGTGCAGCTCAACAGCGATGTTCTGCGTCCCGTGTTCGATTGGCTCATCAACGAGTTGGTGATCTTCAATGAGCGGGCTGCACTCAACCCGCAGATTTCCATCCAGATGCTCAAAGAGCCCGACGGACGCCGGCGGCTCTGCGATTTCCTGTCTTCGGCCGACATCAGCATCGACAACATTGAAGTTGTCTCGCGCAAAGTCCCCGCGCAAACGGTGCACTTCGACATGAAGGCGGGAAAAACCGAGGTGCGCAACGAAGAGCAAGACCAGGATCACCTGCAGTTCTTTCATGCCACACCGCAGGGCAAAGCCACATTCGAACTGATGGACGAATCCAGCGGCACGCGCAACCTGCTGTTCATCGCGGGGCCGGTGCTGGACATCCTCGAAAAGGGGCGGACGCTGGTCATCGACGAACTCGACACCAGCCTTCACCCCATTCTCGTGCGCGAACTGGTGCGCCTGTTCCACCGCCCCGAGGTCAACACCGGCGGCGCCCAACTGATCTTCACGACGCACGACACGTCCTTGCTCGACGCGCCCGACCTGTTCCGGCGCGATCAGGTCTGGTTCGTTGAGAAAGACGCCGACCAGGCTTCCGCGCTGGTCGCGCTCTCCGAGTTCAGCCCCCGCAAGAACGAGGCACTCGAACGCGGCTACCTCATGGGCCGCTATGGCGGTGTCCCGTTTCTGCGCGACGCACTGGCGGTGCAGCCCTGA
- a CDS encoding Fic family protein, producing the protein MRSTGTYVTTTTLSEAVQAFVPHALPPSKPALAAESFVERNRHAELALARLSGVSGLVPSVDWLLYSAVRKEALLTSQIEGTQATLVDLFDEEAGLAVTNTDDVEEVANYLRAFRLVRDNLANPTGLPISIRLLCESHRLLLDGARGAGKQPGELRKSQNWIGGTRPGNAVFVPPPADQVPVLLGALERFIHDKAPTLPPLVRIALVHVQFETIHPFLDGNGRIGRLLIAALLESWGLLPEPLMYLSGYLKQHQAEYYRRLARVRTDGDWEGWLAFFLEGVTESAQQAERGVVALASLVTADRRRLLESPKAGPASYRLFEMLPLMPRFTIERVRQQLQTSFPTATAAVKVLEDLGIVAERTGQKTNRNFSYQRYIALLTD; encoded by the coding sequence ATGCGCAGCACCGGCACCTACGTCACCACGACCACGCTGAGCGAAGCCGTTCAGGCGTTCGTGCCGCATGCGCTGCCGCCGAGCAAACCGGCGCTGGCGGCGGAGTCGTTCGTCGAGCGCAATCGCCATGCCGAACTGGCGCTCGCCCGTCTGTCCGGCGTGTCGGGTTTGGTGCCGTCGGTCGACTGGCTGCTCTACAGCGCCGTTCGCAAGGAGGCGCTGCTCACCTCGCAGATCGAGGGCACCCAGGCGACGCTGGTCGATTTGTTCGACGAAGAGGCTGGGCTGGCCGTGACCAACACCGACGATGTGGAGGAGGTCGCCAACTACCTGCGCGCCTTCCGTCTTGTGCGCGACAACCTGGCCAACCCCACGGGCTTGCCCATCAGCATTCGGCTGCTGTGCGAGTCGCACCGCCTGCTGCTCGATGGCGCACGCGGCGCGGGCAAGCAGCCGGGCGAACTGCGCAAGTCGCAGAACTGGATCGGCGGCACGCGGCCGGGCAATGCGGTGTTTGTGCCGCCGCCGGCCGACCAGGTGCCGGTGCTGCTCGGCGCGCTGGAGCGCTTCATCCACGACAAGGCACCCACACTGCCGCCGCTGGTGCGCATTGCGCTGGTGCATGTGCAGTTCGAGACGATTCATCCGTTTCTGGATGGCAACGGCCGCATCGGTCGTCTGCTGATTGCCGCGCTGCTGGAATCGTGGGGCTTGTTGCCGGAGCCGTTGATGTACCTGAGCGGCTACTTGAAGCAGCACCAGGCGGAGTACTACCGGCGCCTCGCGCGCGTGCGCACCGATGGCGATTGGGAGGGCTGGCTGGCCTTCTTTCTGGAGGGCGTGACCGAGTCGGCGCAGCAGGCCGAGCGCGGGGTGGTGGCGCTGGCCAGCCTGGTCACGGCCGACCGACGCCGCTTGCTCGAATCGCCGAAGGCCGGACCGGCCAGTTACCGCCTGTTCGAAATGCTGCCGCTGATGCCGCGCTTCACCATCGAGCGTGTGCGCCAGCAGTTGCAGACGAGCTTCCCGACGGCGACTGCAGCGGTCAAGGTGCTCGAAGACCTCGGCATCGTGGCCGAGCGCACGGGGCAGAAGACGAATCGCAACTTCAGCTATCAGCGCTATATCGCGCTGCTGACGGATTGA
- a CDS encoding type I restriction endonuclease subunit R: MTEDQLEQEALAWLFDVGYTHRYGPDIAHDGPTPERASYRQVVLADRLRAAIDRLNPDVPAAAQDDALKQVLALGTPVLLSANRQFHKLLVTGVPVQYQKDGETRGDFVRLVDWADASGEGSGNEWLAVNQFSIRGPHHTRRPDIVLFVNGLPLVLLEIKNPADPNADVWKAYDQLQTYKEQIPDVFQYNELLVISDGTEALLGSLSANGERFMAWRTIDGVTLDPLGGFNELQTLVRGVLAPAYLLDYLRYFVLFEDDGTLVKKIAGYHQFHAVRAAIAQVVAASRPDAASGVQGKGGVVWHTQGSGKSITMTCFAARVMQEPAMANPTIVVITDRNDLDGQLFGVFSLAQDLLREQPVQARTRQELRTLLANRPSGGIVFATIQKFMPGEDEDSFPELSARHNIVVIADEAHRTQYGFEAKLKTRRSPSAPLATGDGAPTPHHVAFAPPTYGAGTVARYQVGYAQHLRDALPHATFVAFTGTPVSSEDRDTRAVFGDYIHVYDMQQAREDGATVAIYYESRLAKLRLNETDLAQIDEEVDELAEDEEESDQSRLKSKWAALEKVVGAGPRVTSVAADLVAHFEERNKAQTGKAMVVAMSRDICVHLYDEIVRLRPEWHDVDPEHGAIKIVMTGSASDKALLRPHIYSAQVKKRLEKRFKDPADPLRMVIVRDMWLTGFDAPCVHTLYVDKPMKGHNLMQAIARVNRVFSNKQGGLVVDYIGIGNELKAAMKEYTASQGRGRPTVDAHEAYSLLAEKIDVLRAMLHGFDYGGFLTGGHKTLAGAANHVLGIKDGKRRFADVALAMSKAFTLCCTLDEAKAVREEVAFFQGVKVILTKKELTAKKRTDEQREMAIRQIIGSAVVSESVVDIFDAVGLDKPNIGLLDDDFLAQVARLPERNLAVELLERLLEGEIKSRFAGNIVQDRKFSELLADVIKRYQNRSIETAQVMEELVAMAKKFREAASRGETLGLTEDEVRFYDALASNESAVLQLTDEVLKKIAHELTESLRQNLSVDWSKRESVRAKLRLLVRRILRKYKYPPDQQDAAVELVLRQAEALAEAAG, from the coding sequence ATGACCGAAGACCAACTCGAACAGGAAGCGCTCGCCTGGCTGTTCGACGTGGGCTACACGCACCGCTACGGCCCCGACATCGCGCATGACGGCCCGACGCCGGAGCGGGCGAGCTACCGGCAGGTGGTGCTGGCAGATCGCTTGCGCGCGGCCATCGACCGGTTGAACCCCGACGTGCCGGCTGCGGCGCAGGACGACGCGCTCAAGCAGGTGCTGGCGCTCGGCACGCCGGTGCTGCTGTCTGCCAACCGTCAGTTCCACAAGCTGCTGGTGACGGGCGTGCCGGTGCAGTACCAGAAGGACGGCGAGACGCGCGGCGATTTCGTGCGGCTGGTGGATTGGGCGGATGCTTCCGGCGAAGGGTCTGGCAACGAGTGGCTGGCGGTCAACCAGTTCAGCATCCGCGGGCCGCACCACACGCGGCGGCCCGACATCGTGCTGTTCGTCAACGGCTTGCCGCTGGTGCTGCTCGAGATCAAGAATCCGGCCGACCCCAATGCCGACGTCTGGAAGGCCTACGACCAGTTGCAGACGTACAAGGAACAGATCCCCGACGTCTTTCAGTACAACGAATTGCTGGTGATCTCGGACGGCACCGAGGCCTTGCTGGGTTCGCTCTCGGCCAATGGCGAGCGCTTCATGGCGTGGCGCACCATCGACGGCGTCACGCTCGACCCGCTGGGCGGGTTCAACGAGCTGCAGACGCTGGTGCGCGGTGTGCTGGCGCCGGCGTACCTGCTCGACTACCTGCGCTACTTCGTGCTGTTCGAGGACGACGGCACGCTGGTCAAGAAGATCGCCGGCTACCACCAGTTCCACGCGGTGCGCGCGGCCATTGCGCAGGTGGTGGCCGCTTCCCGTCCCGATGCCGCGAGCGGCGTGCAGGGCAAGGGCGGCGTGGTGTGGCACACGCAGGGCAGCGGCAAGAGCATCACCATGACCTGCTTCGCCGCACGCGTGATGCAGGAGCCGGCGATGGCCAACCCGACCATCGTGGTGATCACCGATCGCAACGACCTCGACGGCCAGCTCTTCGGCGTGTTCAGCCTGGCGCAGGACCTGCTGCGCGAGCAGCCGGTGCAGGCGCGCACCCGGCAGGAGTTGCGCACGCTGTTAGCGAATCGGCCGTCCGGCGGCATCGTCTTCGCGACCATCCAGAAGTTCATGCCGGGCGAAGACGAAGACAGCTTCCCCGAGCTGTCGGCGCGGCACAACATCGTGGTCATTGCCGATGAAGCGCACCGCACGCAATACGGCTTCGAGGCGAAGTTGAAGACGCGGCGGTCGCCATCGGCACCGCTTGCGACCGGCGACGGAGCGCCGACGCCGCACCACGTGGCCTTTGCGCCGCCAACGTATGGCGCGGGCACTGTGGCGCGCTACCAGGTCGGCTACGCGCAGCACCTGCGCGACGCGTTGCCGCATGCGACCTTCGTGGCCTTCACCGGCACGCCGGTGAGCAGCGAAGACCGCGACACCCGGGCCGTGTTCGGCGACTACATCCACGTGTACGACATGCAGCAGGCGCGCGAAGACGGCGCCACCGTGGCGATCTACTACGAGTCGCGTCTGGCCAAGCTGCGGCTGAATGAAACCGATCTCGCACAGATCGACGAAGAGGTCGACGAGCTGGCCGAAGACGAAGAAGAAAGCGACCAGAGCCGGCTCAAGAGCAAATGGGCGGCGCTGGAAAAAGTGGTGGGTGCCGGGCCGCGGGTGACGAGCGTGGCGGCCGACCTGGTGGCGCACTTCGAGGAGCGCAACAAGGCGCAGACCGGCAAGGCGATGGTGGTCGCGATGAGCCGCGACATCTGCGTGCACCTCTACGACGAGATCGTCAGGCTGCGCCCCGAGTGGCACGACGTCGATCCGGAACACGGCGCCATCAAGATCGTGATGACGGGCTCCGCCAGCGACAAGGCGCTGCTGCGTCCGCACATCTACAGCGCGCAGGTAAAGAAGCGGCTCGAAAAGCGCTTCAAGGACCCGGCCGATCCGCTGCGGATGGTGATCGTGCGGGACATGTGGCTGACCGGCTTCGACGCGCCCTGCGTGCACACGCTCTACGTCGACAAGCCGATGAAGGGCCACAACCTGATGCAGGCGATCGCACGGGTGAATCGGGTCTTCAGCAACAAGCAGGGCGGGTTGGTGGTGGACTACATCGGCATCGGCAACGAGCTGAAGGCCGCCATGAAGGAGTACACCGCCAGCCAGGGCCGTGGCCGGCCGACGGTCGATGCGCACGAGGCCTACAGCCTGCTCGCGGAGAAGATCGATGTGCTGCGTGCCATGTTGCACGGCTTCGACTACGGCGGCTTTCTCACGGGCGGCCACAAGACGCTGGCGGGTGCGGCGAACCATGTGCTCGGCATCAAGGACGGCAAGAGGCGCTTCGCCGATGTGGCGCTGGCCATGAGCAAGGCCTTCACGCTGTGTTGCACGCTCGACGAGGCGAAGGCCGTACGCGAAGAGGTCGCTTTCTTCCAGGGCGTGAAGGTGATCCTGACCAAGAAAGAACTCACGGCGAAGAAACGAACGGACGAACAGCGCGAGATGGCGATTCGCCAGATCATCGGCTCGGCCGTGGTGTCGGAGAGCGTGGTCGACATCTTCGACGCCGTGGGACTCGACAAGCCCAACATCGGTTTGCTCGACGACGACTTCCTGGCGCAGGTGGCCAGGCTGCCGGAACGCAATCTGGCGGTGGAACTGCTGGAGCGGCTGCTCGAAGGCGAGATCAAGAGCCGCTTCGCCGGCAACATCGTGCAGGACCGCAAGTTTTCGGAGCTGCTCGCGGATGTGATCAAGCGCTACCAGAACCGCTCCATCGAGACCGCGCAGGTGATGGAGGAACTGGTCGCGATGGCGAAGAAGTTTCGCGAAGCGGCGTCGCGTGGCGAAACACTGGGGTTGACCGAAGACGAGGTGCGTTTCTATGACGCGTTGGCCAGCAACGAGTCGGCAGTGCTCCAACTCACCGACGAAGTGCTCAAGAAGATCGCGCACGAGCTCACCGAGAGCCTCCGACAGAACCTGAGCGTGGACTGGTCGAAACGCGAAAGCGTGCGCGCCAAGCTGCGGCTTCTGGTGCGGCGGATCCTCAGAAAGTACAAGTACCCGCCGGATCAGCAGGATGCTGCAGTCGAACTGGTGCTGCGGCAGGCGGAGGCGTTGGCGGAAGCCGCAGGCTGA
- a CDS encoding histone deacetylase family protein, which yields MHTFYNDRHALHHGKLEMFRGELVPCFEVPARADFVLDELKRRALGTVETPTAFDDGVIARVHAPRYVDFLRGAWDEWVALDPANAQRDAFPSYWPIRTFRSDVLPASFAARMGLFSYDAGSPLTAGTWTAAHAGAGCAIAAARSLVAGERAAFALTRPPGHHAGADFFGGYCFLNNAAIAAQTLRDAGMARVAVLDIDYHHGNGTQALFYERADVQVTSLHGDPHTEYPYYLGYADEDGAGAGLGFNRNLPLPRGTGFAAWRAALGTALQGIAAFGADALVISLGLDTFAGDPIAGFTLQSADYLAIGDALARAGLPTVFVFEGGYAVTEVGVNAVNVLEGFMQAAR from the coding sequence ATGCACACCTTCTACAACGACCGCCACGCCCTGCACCACGGCAAGCTCGAAATGTTCCGCGGCGAACTGGTGCCGTGCTTCGAAGTTCCGGCGCGCGCCGATTTCGTGCTCGACGAACTGAAGCGGCGCGCGCTGGGCACGGTCGAGACGCCGACGGCGTTCGACGACGGGGTGATCGCGCGGGTGCATGCGCCACGCTACGTCGACTTCCTGCGCGGCGCATGGGACGAGTGGGTGGCGCTCGACCCGGCCAATGCGCAACGCGATGCGTTCCCGTCGTACTGGCCGATCCGCACTTTTCGCAGCGACGTGCTGCCGGCGAGCTTCGCGGCTCGCATGGGGCTTTTCTCGTACGACGCGGGCAGTCCGCTCACCGCTGGCACCTGGACGGCTGCGCATGCGGGCGCGGGCTGCGCCATCGCGGCGGCACGAAGCCTGGTGGCCGGGGAGCGCGCCGCGTTCGCGCTGACGCGGCCGCCCGGGCACCACGCCGGCGCCGATTTCTTCGGCGGCTACTGCTTTCTCAACAACGCCGCCATTGCGGCGCAGACCTTGCGCGATGCCGGCATGGCGCGCGTCGCGGTGCTCGACATCGACTACCACCACGGCAACGGCACGCAGGCCCTCTTCTACGAGCGCGCCGACGTGCAGGTGACGAGCCTGCATGGCGATCCGCACACCGAATACCCTTACTACCTCGGCTATGCAGACGAAGACGGCGCTGGCGCGGGGCTTGGCTTCAACCGCAACCTGCCGCTGCCACGCGGCACCGGCTTCGCGGCATGGCGTGCGGCACTCGGCACGGCGCTCCAGGGCATTGCCGCGTTCGGTGCGGACGCGCTGGTCATCTCGCTCGGGCTCGACACCTTTGCGGGCGACCCGATCGCCGGCTTCACCTTGCAGAGCGCGGACTACCTCGCCATCGGCGACGCCCTGGCGCGCGCCGGCTTGCCGACGGTGTTCGTGTTCGAGGGCGGCTACGCGGTCACCGAAGTCGGCGTGAACGCCGTCAACGTGCTCGAAGGCTTCATGCAGGCTGCGCGCTGA